A single region of the Actinomycetota bacterium genome encodes:
- the speB gene encoding agmatinase produces the protein MRDVFLSARRADASSAAADVVIAGFPVDDSVSFRSGAASGPAGIRTFSDSIESFSPRLGRDLEDLDIVDVGDPSDAEAFVAGAWAEGARPLLVSLGGDHSITPPLVASVARRCPGLSVVGFDAHLDLRATYPGEHACTFRRITDAGVACSVVGVRSGSREEWADARGLLRDHPRSLDVTDPDGPVYVTVDIDVLDPSVAPGVGNPEPDGPRLGELLDALSTISQVVAFDVVEVAPPLDPSGVTQVSAAVLVREMILGFGG, from the coding sequence GTGAGGGACGTGTTCCTGTCCGCCCGCCGGGCGGACGCCTCCTCGGCCGCGGCGGACGTCGTCATAGCGGGGTTCCCGGTCGACGACTCGGTGAGCTTCAGGTCGGGAGCCGCCTCGGGACCGGCCGGCATCCGGACGTTCTCCGACTCGATCGAGTCCTTCAGCCCGCGGCTCGGCCGCGACCTCGAGGATCTGGACATCGTCGACGTGGGGGACCCCTCCGACGCCGAGGCGTTCGTCGCCGGGGCATGGGCCGAGGGAGCCCGGCCCCTCCTGGTCTCCCTGGGCGGGGACCATTCGATCACGCCACCGCTCGTCGCATCGGTCGCGAGGCGCTGTCCGGGCCTCAGCGTGGTCGGATTCGACGCTCACCTCGATCTGCGGGCGACCTACCCTGGGGAGCACGCGTGCACGTTCCGGCGCATCACCGACGCGGGTGTCGCGTGCTCGGTCGTCGGGGTGCGGTCCGGCTCCCGCGAGGAGTGGGCGGACGCCCGTGGGCTCCTGCGCGATCATCCGCGCTCCCTGGACGTCACCGATCCCGACGGCCCCGTCTACGTCACCGTCGATATCGACGTCCTTGACCCGTCCGTCGCGCCGGGGGTCGGCAACCCGGAGCCCGATGGACCCCGGCTCGGGGAGCTGCTCGACGCGCTCTCGACGATCTCGCAGGTGGTCGCCTTCGACGTGGTGGAGGTGGCCCCGCCGCTCGACCCCTCCGGGGTCACGCAGGTCAGCGCTGCGGTCCTCGTGAGGGAGATGATCCTGGGGTTCGGCGGCTAG
- a CDS encoding PAS domain S-box protein — MAHADDLAAIIRSSHDAIYGKDRDGVITTWNIGAEQMYGYTAAEAVGQPVSILIPPHRRGEEKDILRRILDGERIEHYETERLRKDGSLIRVSLSISPIEDANEERVGASVIARDVTRRYDESSMFRALLESAPDAMVIAGTDGRIAIVNRQTEQIFGYDRDRLVGEHIEVLVPPRFRSRHAHHRAGFFLDPQVRPMGPELELYGVRSDGTEFPVEISLSPIATERGLLVAAAVRDVSERKGAEDRFRRFLEFAPDPIVILDGEQVIVEANSQVKQVFGYGREELVGRSIETLLPERFHGQRFTQPDGSAAAGELQRIGQATGLCGRRKDGSEFPVDISFAPLETHEGTLVSAAIRDVSERKRAEDHARRLEEMSARRRQALELNDEILQGLTVALWAQSLHRHEEAREAIERTMTAAQSIITQMLVEEKEDRPIEGGDLVRERKADVLRRSPEGA, encoded by the coding sequence ATGGCGCATGCAGACGATCTGGCCGCGATCATCAGGTCGTCGCACGATGCGATCTACGGCAAGGACCGCGACGGCGTCATCACGACGTGGAACATCGGCGCCGAGCAGATGTACGGCTACACCGCCGCCGAGGCGGTCGGGCAGCCCGTATCGATCCTGATCCCACCGCACCGCCGGGGCGAGGAGAAGGACATCCTGCGCCGGATCCTCGACGGTGAGCGCATCGAGCACTACGAGACCGAGCGACTGCGGAAGGACGGGTCGCTCATCCGGGTCTCGCTGTCGATCTCGCCGATCGAGGACGCCAACGAGGAGCGCGTGGGGGCTTCCGTCATAGCGCGCGACGTCACCCGGCGATACGACGAGTCCTCGATGTTCCGCGCACTGCTCGAGTCTGCGCCCGACGCGATGGTGATCGCCGGCACGGACGGACGGATAGCCATCGTGAACCGCCAGACGGAGCAGATCTTCGGGTACGACCGGGATCGACTCGTGGGCGAGCATATCGAGGTGCTCGTCCCCCCTCGATTCAGGTCGAGGCACGCCCACCATCGGGCAGGGTTCTTCCTCGACCCGCAGGTGCGCCCGATGGGTCCAGAGCTCGAGCTGTACGGGGTCCGCAGCGACGGGACGGAGTTCCCCGTCGAGATCAGCCTCAGCCCCATCGCGACCGAACGCGGGCTGCTGGTCGCGGCGGCCGTCCGCGACGTCAGCGAACGGAAGGGCGCGGAGGACCGGTTCCGGAGGTTCCTCGAGTTCGCCCCGGACCCGATCGTGATCCTGGACGGCGAGCAGGTCATCGTCGAGGCCAACTCGCAGGTGAAGCAGGTCTTCGGGTACGGGAGGGAGGAGCTCGTGGGGCGGTCGATCGAGACCCTGCTCCCTGAACGGTTCCACGGACAGCGGTTCACCCAGCCGGACGGGTCGGCTGCGGCGGGAGAGCTCCAGCGCATCGGCCAGGCGACCGGTCTCTGCGGTCGACGGAAGGACGGCAGCGAGTTCCCGGTGGACATCAGCTTCGCCCCCCTCGAGACTCACGAGGGGACGCTCGTCTCGGCCGCGATCCGCGACGTGTCCGAGCGCAAGCGCGCCGAGGACCACGCGCGAAGGCTCGAGGAGATGTCCGCACGTCGGCGCCAGGCGCTCGAGCTGAACGACGAGATCCTCCAAGGCCTCACCGTCGCCCTGTGGGCGCAGTCGCTGCACCGCCACGAGGAGGCCCGCGAGGCCATCGAGAGGACGATGACGGCGGCCCAGTCGATCATCACCCAGATGCTGGTCGAGGAGAAGGAGGACCGCCCGATCGAGGGGGGCGACCTCGTCCGGGAGCGGAAGGCCGACGTGCTCCGCAGGTCGCCGGAAGGCGCCTAG
- a CDS encoding PadR family transcriptional regulator, translating into MDTSQLLKGVLDLAVLAVLAPQDGYGYDVVRRLRASGLEDVGDASVYGTLRRLYAQGRLTSYVVPSEEGPHRKYYGLNQSGRDLLEDATKQWSAFADAVDALVGSGRKVA; encoded by the coding sequence ATGGACACGAGCCAGCTCCTGAAGGGGGTCCTCGACCTGGCGGTCCTGGCGGTCCTCGCCCCCCAGGACGGATACGGTTACGACGTGGTCCGGCGTCTACGGGCGTCGGGGTTGGAGGACGTGGGCGACGCGTCGGTCTACGGCACCCTGAGGCGGCTGTACGCCCAGGGCCGTCTCACCTCCTACGTGGTGCCCTCCGAGGAGGGTCCGCACCGCAAGTACTACGGGCTGAACCAGTCCGGACGCGACCTGCTCGAGGACGCGACGAAGCAGTGGTCCGCGTTCGCCGATGCAGTGGACGCACTCGTGGGATCTGGGAGGAAGGTGGCATGA